Proteins encoded in a region of the Paucibacter sediminis genome:
- a CDS encoding D-tagatose-bisphosphate aldolase, class II, non-catalytic subunit: MSQPLTVLLQARPHGAARGLTSVCCSHATVLRAAIQVALAHGTPLLVEATSNQVDQFGGYTGMTPAQFARYVHGLAAAAGLPAERLILGGDHLGPNAWQGLPAAAAMDHAETLIHAYVSAGFQKIHLDCSMACADDPPRLSDALVAERSARLARVAEAAAAQAGLAAPVYVIGTEVPVPGGEASLGGGVAVTAPAAADQTLQVHAQAFAAQGLQAAWERVIAMVVQPGVDFDHSQVQHYAPAAAAELSAFLRRQTLRPGLVFEAHSTDYQTEAALAALVRDGFAILKVGPAATFALREALFALSHIEAELLPAARRAGLIEVLEAAMLAQPRHWQKHYGGTPAQQTLLRRYAFSDRCRYYWGEPAVQTAVDQLIANLDGIELPLPLVSQFLPEQARAVLEGRLAPRAQALAEHKVGAVLAAYARACGG, from the coding sequence ATGTCCCAGCCTCTCACTGTTCTCCTGCAAGCCCGGCCGCATGGCGCCGCCCGCGGGCTCACCAGCGTCTGCTGCAGCCACGCCACGGTGCTGCGCGCCGCCATCCAGGTGGCGCTGGCGCATGGCACGCCGCTGCTGGTGGAGGCCACCTCCAACCAGGTGGACCAGTTCGGCGGCTACACCGGCATGACGCCCGCGCAATTCGCCCGCTATGTGCATGGGCTGGCCGCCGCGGCGGGCCTGCCGGCCGAGCGCCTGATCCTGGGTGGCGACCACCTGGGGCCGAATGCCTGGCAGGGCCTGCCGGCGGCCGCGGCCATGGACCATGCCGAGACGCTCATCCATGCCTATGTGAGCGCGGGCTTTCAAAAAATCCATCTCGATTGCAGCATGGCCTGCGCGGACGATCCGCCGCGCCTCTCGGACGCGCTGGTGGCCGAGCGCTCGGCCCGCCTGGCGCGGGTGGCGGAGGCCGCCGCGGCGCAGGCTGGTCTGGCCGCGCCGGTCTATGTGATCGGCACCGAGGTGCCGGTGCCCGGCGGCGAGGCCTCGCTGGGCGGCGGCGTGGCCGTGACCGCCCCGGCGGCCGCCGACCAGACCCTGCAAGTGCATGCCCAGGCCTTTGCCGCCCAGGGTCTGCAGGCGGCCTGGGAACGCGTGATCGCGATGGTGGTGCAGCCGGGCGTGGATTTCGACCACAGCCAGGTGCAGCACTACGCCCCCGCCGCCGCGGCCGAGCTCTCGGCCTTCCTGCGGCGGCAGACGCTGCGCCCCGGCCTGGTGTTCGAGGCCCACAGCACCGACTACCAGACCGAGGCCGCGCTCGCCGCCCTGGTGCGCGACGGTTTCGCCATCCTCAAGGTCGGCCCGGCGGCCACGTTTGCGCTGCGCGAGGCCTTGTTCGCGCTCTCGCACATCGAGGCCGAGCTGCTGCCCGCCGCGCGCCGCGCCGGCCTGATCGAGGTGCTGGAGGCCGCCATGCTGGCCCAGCCCAGGCACTGGCAGAAGCACTATGGCGGCACGCCGGCGCAGCAAACCCTGCTGCGCCGCTATGCCTTCAGCGACCGCTGCCGCTACTACTGGGGCGAGCCCGCGGTGCAGACGGCCGTGGATCAGCTGATCGCGAATCTCGATGGCATCGAGCTGCCGCTGCCGCTGGTGAGCCAGTTCCTGCCCGAGCAGGCGCGGGCGGTGCTCGAAGGGCGGCTGGCGCCGCGTGCACAGGCGCTGGCCGAGCACAAGGTGGGCGCGGTGTTGGCGGCCTACGCACGCGCCTGCGGCGGCTAA
- a CDS encoding ROK family protein encodes MSSTEPQACCGIDIGGSKIELVAYAVQGGVLSERHRRRIATPTQDFDAFCQAISALVQEADGVLGERCRVGLGLPGVIDAASGVQLSSNVPALNGHQVGPALQALLQRPVRIGNDCQCFALSEALGGAADGFPSMFGAILGTGAGGGYCVNGRLLAGYNGMAGEWGHLSLPASLLARHRLPLWDCPCGLQGCLERYVSGSGLEALYRQLGGAALDTLQIAQRAAAGEGGARLCLDIHLDLLAHGLAQLMLALDPHAFVLGGGLSKLAHLYTELPAAMARHLFKGVRVPPILPPHFGDAGGARGAALLALQSQHR; translated from the coding sequence ATGTCGAGCACTGAGCCCCAAGCCTGCTGCGGCATCGACATCGGCGGTAGCAAGATCGAGCTGGTGGCCTATGCGGTGCAGGGCGGCGTGCTGAGCGAGCGCCACCGCCGCCGCATCGCCACGCCCACGCAGGATTTCGACGCCTTCTGCCAGGCCATCAGCGCGCTGGTGCAGGAGGCCGACGGCGTGCTGGGCGAGCGCTGCCGCGTCGGCCTGGGCCTGCCCGGCGTGATCGATGCCGCCAGCGGCGTGCAGCTGAGCTCGAACGTGCCGGCGCTGAACGGCCACCAGGTGGGCCCGGCCCTGCAGGCCCTGCTGCAGCGCCCGGTGCGCATCGGCAACGATTGCCAATGCTTCGCGCTCTCCGAGGCCCTGGGCGGCGCGGCCGACGGCTTTCCCAGCATGTTCGGCGCCATCCTTGGCACTGGCGCGGGCGGCGGCTATTGCGTGAATGGCCGGCTGCTGGCGGGCTACAACGGCATGGCCGGCGAGTGGGGGCACTTAAGCCTGCCCGCCAGCCTGCTGGCGCGGCACCGCCTGCCGCTGTGGGACTGCCCCTGCGGCCTGCAGGGCTGCCTGGAGCGCTATGTCTCGGGCTCGGGGCTGGAGGCGCTCTACCGCCAACTGGGCGGGGCGGCGCTTGACACGCTCCAGATCGCCCAGCGTGCGGCGGCGGGCGAGGGCGGTGCCCGCCTGTGCCTGGACATCCACCTCGACCTGCTGGCCCATGGCCTGGCGCAGCTGATGCTGGCGCTGGACCCCCATGCCTTCGTGCTGGGCGGCGGGCTGTCCAAGCTGGCGCATCTCTACACCGAGCTGCCCGCCGCGATGGCGCGCCATCTCTTCAAGGGTGTGCGTGTGCCGCCCATCCTGCCGCCGCATTTCGGCGATGCCGGCGGCGCGCGCGGCGCGGCCCTGCTGGCGCTGCAATCACAACACCGCTGA
- a CDS encoding SIS domain-containing protein → MNDTNALLHRSAEAWQGIGGLATAQEIAQQPAVWRELAAGLQAGRAGIEAFLADWLQQPGHLVILTGAGSSAYVGEIVADTLNAAWPAEVRAIASTSLLSHPELYLRRERPTLLVSFARSGNSPESLATVELLRGRVAAPLRFLNISCNAEGELVRGNAQQADTLNLLMPAASCDRGFAMTSSFTSMLLAALTVFDPGAWPARLQRLELLAAQAELALRDWAPGLMNLGGQAFERIVYLGSGPLEALAKEAALKVLELTSGRSLSLANTPLGFRHGPKSALNAQSLVVLFHSAGALARRYEQDLLDELRRERVAGHIVSVGPAGSDLAADGQAWTLAAAALAGLGDAWLAPLWLLMAQQLALHQSARLGLTPDNPFPDGTVNRVVQGVTIHHAHVEH, encoded by the coding sequence ATGAACGACACCAACGCACTTCTGCATCGCAGCGCTGAGGCCTGGCAAGGCATCGGCGGCCTGGCTACCGCGCAAGAGATCGCCCAGCAGCCGGCCGTCTGGCGCGAACTGGCCGCCGGCCTGCAAGCCGGGCGCGCCGGCATCGAGGCCTTCCTGGCGGACTGGCTGCAGCAGCCCGGCCATCTGGTGATACTCACCGGCGCCGGCAGCTCGGCCTATGTGGGCGAGATCGTGGCCGACACCCTCAACGCCGCCTGGCCCGCCGAGGTGCGCGCCATCGCCAGCACCAGCCTCTTGAGCCATCCCGAGCTGTATCTGCGGCGCGAGCGGCCCACCCTGCTGGTGTCCTTCGCGCGCAGCGGCAACAGCCCGGAAAGCCTGGCCACCGTGGAACTGCTGCGCGGCCGCGTGGCGGCGCCGCTGCGCTTCCTCAACATCAGCTGCAATGCCGAGGGCGAGCTGGTGCGCGGCAATGCGCAGCAGGCCGACACGCTGAACCTGCTGATGCCCGCGGCCAGCTGCGATCGCGGCTTCGCGATGACCAGCAGCTTCACCAGCATGCTGCTGGCGGCGCTGACGGTGTTCGACCCGGGCGCCTGGCCGGCGCGCCTGCAGCGCCTGGAGCTGCTGGCCGCGCAGGCCGAGCTGGCCCTGCGGGACTGGGCGCCGGGCCTGATGAACCTGGGCGGGCAGGCCTTCGAGCGCATCGTCTACCTGGGCAGCGGCCCGCTGGAAGCGCTCGCCAAGGAGGCCGCGCTGAAGGTGCTGGAGCTGACCAGCGGCCGCAGCCTGAGCCTGGCCAACACGCCGCTGGGCTTTCGCCACGGCCCCAAGTCGGCGCTGAATGCGCAGAGCCTGGTGGTGCTGTTCCACAGCGCGGGCGCACTGGCGCGCCGCTACGAGCAGGATCTGCTGGACGAGCTGAGGCGCGAGCGCGTGGCCGGCCACATCGTCAGCGTGGGCCCCGCGGGGTCAGATCTTGCCGCCGATGGGCAGGCCTGGACCCTGGCCGCCGCGGCGCTGGCCGGCCTGGGCGATGCCTGGCTGGCGCCGCTGTGGCTGCTGATGGCGCAGCAGCTGGCGCTGCACCAATCGGCGCGCCTGGGCCTGACCCCCGACAACCCCTTTCCCGACGGCACGGTCAACCGCGTCGTGCAGGGTGTCACCATCCACCATGCCCATGTCGAGCACTGA
- a CDS encoding TIM-barrel domain-containing protein: protein MSKSVMMMKKKRSKQYQARLGGLLLLLALLQQQQTVGAAPVGNLRDIKAIGQGSDGAPSAQWELHTDAKQHAGLLRISLLRPDLFRIQAAARGDKGKLSEPGNKAAAIVEHEPSGPVAHEFSDAGDHHLLRTSEFALRIYKKPLRFALYQADNRTPLWQEAQPLDLADKLSVQTLASDKSERFYGGGQQNGSFEFKGRQLEISYSGGWEEGDRPSPAPFLMSSRGWGVLRHSWADGSYDLRQPGQITLAHQEGRFDSYYFVGKSIREVLAGYTALTGRARLLPRWAYEYGDADCYNDGDNVKKPGTVPKGWSDGPTGKTPDVIDSVARKYREHDMPGGWILPNDGYGCGYTELPEVVQGLAKLGFKTGLWTENGVDKIKWEVGSAGTRAQKLDVAWTGQGYQHSLDANQAAYQGILDNSDARPFLWTVMGWAGTQRYAVTWTGDQSSSWDYIRWHIPTLIGSGLSGQAYATGDVDAIFGGSPETYTRDLQWKSFTPVLMGMSGWAAQARKHPWAYEEPYRSINRRYLKLKMRLMPYMYGLAREAETSGAPLVRGLMWDHPEDASAHTEAHKYQFMLGRELLVAPVYRSQAASGGWRKDIYLPQGLWFDYWDGRQAQVGREGRTLDLQVTLDKLPVFVRAGAILPMYPESLYDGEKPKDQLTLDLYPHGDSSTTLYEDDGLTRRYQQGESSQQLISMRAPVSGSGDIRVQVGAVQGSYAGQETQRSIALQLHTHAKPQAVLLKGQVLPEFADAAAFATALQGWYYDAADRLGTVQVKTSKRDIREALDFVVQIAAGTPQTQSSDFPAAPTLGRAVPVDSLHVVNRPAEEPGHPLENAFDGKPDTWFRSTRNQAMKTGPHEWVLGLGERRLIDGIELAPRNDKNWKYGQIRDYEVYLADNNGDWGQPVQRGRLELKEGKQAIGFKPTAGRLLRFRVLSVHNPDGDAAGTADPMVSAAAGGGMAVAFNAFAPAEVPPIVLSEFQVMEHRPPAGSATAEPTQRYLSDLAALPQGWARDRAASGRPELRMNGLQFRKGLGVRPGASLQLKLDSGWNMFRADVGIDDSCRNAGGAMEFQVWGDGRLLYSSGAVQAPAVVKPELDLRGLQTLQLRSLGVAKAGKPAAVCGNWANATLLGPAGATVQITR, encoded by the coding sequence ATGAGCAAGAGCGTGATGATGATGAAGAAGAAGCGCAGCAAGCAGTACCAGGCCCGCCTCGGCGGCCTGCTGCTGTTGCTAGCCCTGCTGCAACAGCAACAGACCGTCGGCGCCGCGCCGGTGGGCAATCTGCGCGACATCAAGGCCATCGGCCAGGGCAGCGACGGCGCGCCAAGCGCGCAGTGGGAGCTGCACACCGATGCAAAGCAGCATGCGGGCCTGCTGCGCATCAGCCTCTTGCGCCCCGACCTCTTCCGCATCCAGGCCGCCGCCAGGGGCGACAAGGGCAAGCTGAGCGAGCCCGGCAACAAGGCCGCCGCCATCGTCGAGCATGAACCCAGCGGCCCGGTGGCGCATGAGTTCAGCGACGCCGGCGACCACCACCTGCTGCGCACCAGCGAGTTCGCGCTGCGCATCTACAAGAAGCCGCTGCGCTTCGCCCTCTACCAGGCCGACAACCGCACGCCGCTGTGGCAGGAGGCCCAGCCCCTGGACCTGGCCGACAAGCTCAGCGTGCAGACCCTGGCGAGCGACAAGAGCGAGCGCTTCTACGGCGGCGGCCAGCAGAACGGCAGCTTCGAGTTCAAGGGCCGGCAGCTGGAGATCTCCTATTCCGGTGGCTGGGAGGAAGGCGACCGCCCAAGCCCCGCGCCCTTTCTGATGAGCTCGCGCGGCTGGGGTGTGCTGCGCCACAGCTGGGCCGATGGCAGCTACGACCTGCGCCAGCCCGGGCAGATCACGTTGGCGCACCAGGAGGGGCGCTTCGACAGCTATTACTTCGTGGGGAAAAGCATCCGCGAGGTGCTGGCCGGCTACACCGCCCTCACCGGCCGCGCCCGCCTGCTGCCGCGCTGGGCCTATGAGTACGGCGACGCCGACTGCTACAACGACGGCGACAACGTCAAGAAGCCCGGCACCGTGCCCAAGGGCTGGAGCGACGGCCCGACCGGCAAGACCCCGGACGTGATCGACTCGGTGGCGCGCAAATACCGCGAGCACGACATGCCCGGCGGCTGGATCCTGCCCAACGACGGCTATGGCTGCGGCTACACCGAGCTGCCCGAGGTGGTGCAGGGCCTGGCCAAGCTGGGCTTCAAGACCGGGCTGTGGACCGAGAACGGCGTCGACAAGATCAAGTGGGAGGTCGGCAGCGCCGGCACGCGCGCGCAGAAGCTCGACGTGGCCTGGACCGGCCAGGGCTACCAGCATTCGCTGGACGCCAATCAGGCCGCCTACCAGGGCATCCTGGACAACTCCGACGCCCGCCCCTTCCTCTGGACCGTGATGGGCTGGGCCGGCACGCAGCGCTATGCCGTCACCTGGACCGGCGACCAGAGCAGCAGCTGGGACTACATCCGCTGGCACATCCCCACCCTGATCGGCTCGGGCCTCTCGGGCCAGGCCTATGCCACCGGTGATGTGGACGCGATCTTCGGCGGCAGCCCCGAGACCTACACGCGCGACCTGCAGTGGAAGAGCTTCACCCCGGTGCTGATGGGCATGTCGGGCTGGGCCGCGCAGGCGCGCAAGCATCCCTGGGCCTATGAGGAGCCCTACCGCAGCATCAACCGCCGCTACCTGAAGCTGAAGATGCGGCTGATGCCCTATATGTACGGGCTGGCGCGCGAGGCCGAGACGAGCGGCGCGCCGCTGGTGCGCGGCCTGATGTGGGATCACCCCGAGGACGCGAGCGCTCATACCGAAGCGCATAAATACCAGTTCATGCTGGGCCGCGAGCTGCTGGTGGCGCCGGTCTACCGCAGCCAGGCCGCCAGCGGCGGCTGGCGCAAGGACATCTACCTGCCCCAGGGCCTGTGGTTCGACTACTGGGACGGCCGCCAGGCCCAGGTGGGCCGCGAGGGCCGCACGCTGGACCTGCAGGTCACGCTGGACAAGCTGCCGGTGTTCGTGCGCGCCGGCGCCATCCTGCCCATGTATCCCGAGTCGCTCTACGACGGCGAGAAGCCCAAGGACCAGCTGACCCTGGACCTCTACCCGCATGGCGACTCCAGCACCACGCTCTACGAGGACGACGGCCTGACGCGCCGCTACCAGCAGGGCGAATCCAGCCAGCAGCTCATCAGCATGCGCGCGCCCGTCAGCGGCAGCGGCGACATCCGCGTGCAGGTGGGCGCGGTGCAGGGCAGCTATGCCGGCCAGGAGACGCAGCGCAGCATCGCCCTGCAGCTGCATACCCATGCGAAGCCGCAGGCCGTGCTGCTGAAGGGTCAGGTCTTGCCGGAGTTCGCCGACGCGGCCGCCTTTGCCACAGCCCTGCAGGGCTGGTATTACGACGCCGCCGACCGCCTCGGCACCGTGCAGGTGAAGACCAGCAAGCGCGACATCCGCGAGGCGCTGGACTTCGTCGTGCAGATCGCGGCCGGCACGCCGCAGACGCAGAGCAGCGACTTCCCCGCCGCCCCCACGCTGGGCCGCGCGGTGCCGGTGGACAGCCTGCATGTGGTGAACCGCCCGGCCGAGGAGCCCGGCCACCCGCTCGAGAACGCCTTCGACGGCAAGCCCGACACCTGGTTCCGCAGCACGCGCAACCAGGCCATGAAGACGGGCCCGCATGAATGGGTGCTGGGCCTGGGCGAGCGCCGCCTGATCGACGGCATCGAGCTGGCACCGCGCAATGACAAGAACTGGAAGTACGGCCAGATCCGCGACTACGAGGTCTACCTGGCCGACAACAACGGCGACTGGGGCCAGCCGGTGCAGCGCGGCCGCCTCGAGTTGAAGGAAGGGAAACAGGCCATCGGCTTCAAGCCCACCGCCGGCCGCCTCTTGCGCTTCCGCGTGCTGAGCGTGCACAACCCCGATGGCGACGCCGCCGGCACGGCGGACCCGATGGTCAGCGCGGCGGCGGGCGGCGGCATGGCGGTGGCCTTCAATGCCTTCGCGCCGGCCGAGGTGCCACCCATCGTGCTGTCGGAGTTCCAGGTGATGGAGCACCGCCCGCCGGCCGGGTCGGCCACGGCCGAGCCGACGCAGCGCTATCTCTCAGACCTGGCCGCCCTGCCCCAGGGCTGGGCGCGAGACCGCGCCGCGAGCGGTCGGCCCGAGCTGCGCATGAACGGCCTGCAGTTCCGCAAGGGCCTGGGCGTGCGCCCCGGCGCCAGCCTGCAGCTGAAGCTCGACAGCGGCTGGAACATGTTCCGCGCCGACGTCGGCATCGACGACAGCTGCCGCAATGCCGGTGGCGCGATGGAATTCCAGGTCTGGGGCGACGGCCGCCTGCTCTACAGCAGCGGCGCGGTGCAGGCCCCGGCGGTGGTGAAGCCCGAGCTCGACCTGCGCGGCCTGCAAACGCTGCAATTGCGCAGCCTCGGCGTCGCCAAGGCCGGCAAGCCTGCCGCGGTCTGCGGCAACTGGGCCAATGCCACCCTGCTCGGGCCCGCCGGCGCCACCGTACAGATCACCCGCTAA